In Flavobacterium sp. N1736, the following are encoded in one genomic region:
- a CDS encoding alpha-L-fucosidase: MKKSASLPPVLTDEELLTKTQKYTFKYFWDYASSSGMAYERIPVEGAAGNTVTSGGSGFGVMAILVGIERGFITREEGRQRMEKIVDFLTNSATNYKGAFAHWMNGNTGETIPFSTDDNGADLVETSFMIQGLLTARQYFNQPILTEQDLVVKINILWNNVDWNFFTFGSDRLYWHCNNELQNVLKLQIIGWNECMITYLLAIASPTHPIAPGLWQSGWSSGSTYKTKNQKFYDITLPVGRGSAKGGPLFFSHYSFLGFNPKNLRDSYNDVNYFQQNQAHTLINRAYCQENPLEYKGYGENKAWGLTASDGPVSYSAHSPGNDKGVIAPTAAISAMPYTPKESLAALRYFHDQLGAKTWNEKAGFLDSFSETVNWSDASYLAIDQGPIICMIENYRSGLLWDYFMSAPEIQTALGKLQFKPDYYPRLIIREPLVLDNFENGQINFTNKININPAGATEITVVNNPDKTGSNQSNKVLKFKRLDNAIKWAGFFCTLKEPLTEYKYLYMKYYRNNPNSQIRVNIGTEFLPQSPLDKVNEWGVAVFDLLTNKVKDISSFGIQPDFTDNRAVGDIVYIDELTFSDTEIDINPFYNNNPKELKATNIQANSVSLSWDVLPGITSFDVFQEGVFHQNVTSNFITIHNLNSFDIYYFSVRGRDDNLNLFTKMSNSLYITTEETKTHKDLRMAWWREAGFGLFLHWGAYSGLAGHYTGPTLIKSGPGIGPDYWMQDYYSAYRPEWINPDGTIKIDPATGEPYARGQYAEWIMFAAQIPRSEYKTRWQQNFTAQNFNASEWVRMAKDAGMKYIVVTAKHHEGFALIHTHHVGYNIQDDTNISADILKNLVIEAHAAGLKIGFYYSQCLDWMNPGGMGWIPQNTTPSHEASYDEKAQYTDTIVVPHIQTMINDYDIDLLWWDMGEGSTPEFRYRMMKAIKNIPGSERLIFNNRMEDGLTGDYFTPEQNIPSMPPNGNGTDWETCMTMNDNWGYDAYDPRWKTEKDLIQKLIDIISKGGNFLLNIGPEGDGTFPHEAVNRLDGFAAWMAINKMAIEKAQPSPYTKQLSWGRATRKITDGIQYLYLHIFTDNWPTDENLLVPDLPEGSIVKSYFLADTTKTALNITPNDKASGYIIPVPAAPLDSISTTIVLEMSGIVDILISFVKQYKDGTLNLNAVDATTTGLSIENGPLYNLGSWTDDTKFATWHVEVIQPGNFVLDVIVSGYSGQFVLKVNQADQGPYPFTTATTDFNNYQTLSIGMLNLPVGIYNIELHRISNGGWNPVNVRQVSIHVPIDTTPIINQNADRMLILPAQSAILHGSGIKIENAPNYNIGGWTNAASYVAWRVKINVAGIYHLQSELAGYSGKFQLKINDSLSIIYPFTTTNNNFTNYQIKQLGNVYLEEGIYYIELHRISNGAWDPVNVRNITFYQDLL; the protein is encoded by the coding sequence ATGAAAAAATCTGCTTCATTACCGCCTGTGCTTACAGACGAAGAATTGCTTACCAAAACACAAAAATACACCTTTAAGTACTTTTGGGATTATGCATCGAGTTCAGGAATGGCATACGAACGTATTCCTGTTGAAGGAGCAGCCGGAAATACTGTTACTTCCGGCGGTTCCGGATTTGGAGTAATGGCTATTTTAGTTGGTATCGAAAGAGGTTTTATTACCAGAGAAGAAGGACGCCAGCGAATGGAGAAAATTGTTGATTTCCTGACTAACTCCGCAACAAATTACAAAGGTGCTTTTGCCCATTGGATGAATGGAAATACCGGCGAAACCATTCCGTTTAGTACAGATGATAATGGCGCCGATCTGGTCGAAACATCATTTATGATACAAGGTTTGCTTACGGCACGTCAGTATTTTAATCAGCCCATTTTAACCGAACAGGATTTAGTTGTTAAAATCAATATCCTTTGGAACAATGTCGACTGGAACTTTTTTACATTTGGATCAGACAGGCTTTACTGGCATTGTAATAATGAGTTGCAGAATGTGCTTAAATTGCAGATTATCGGCTGGAACGAATGTATGATTACGTATCTGTTAGCTATTGCTTCACCAACTCACCCCATCGCTCCCGGTTTATGGCAAAGCGGTTGGTCATCAGGCAGTACCTATAAAACCAAAAATCAAAAGTTTTATGATATAACGCTTCCTGTTGGCAGAGGAAGTGCAAAAGGCGGCCCATTATTTTTCTCTCATTATTCATTTCTCGGGTTTAACCCAAAAAATTTGCGGGATAGTTATAATGACGTAAATTATTTTCAGCAAAATCAGGCTCATACCTTGATAAACAGAGCGTATTGTCAGGAAAATCCGTTGGAATATAAAGGATATGGCGAGAATAAAGCCTGGGGACTAACGGCTTCTGATGGTCCTGTAAGTTACAGCGCACATTCACCCGGAAACGACAAAGGTGTCATTGCGCCAACGGCAGCTATTTCTGCAATGCCTTATACTCCCAAAGAATCATTAGCTGCCCTGAGGTATTTTCATGATCAGTTGGGAGCTAAAACATGGAACGAAAAAGCCGGATTTTTAGACTCTTTCAGTGAAACAGTCAATTGGAGCGATGCCAGTTATTTGGCAATCGATCAGGGTCCGATTATTTGTATGATAGAAAATTACCGTTCCGGTTTGCTTTGGGATTATTTTATGTCGGCTCCAGAAATTCAGACAGCATTAGGCAAACTGCAATTTAAACCGGATTATTATCCGCGTCTCATAATCAGAGAACCGCTTGTATTAGATAATTTTGAAAACGGACAAATCAACTTTACAAATAAAATAAATATCAATCCGGCAGGCGCTACGGAAATTACTGTGGTAAATAATCCAGACAAAACCGGATCAAACCAAAGTAATAAAGTCCTGAAATTTAAACGACTTGACAATGCCATTAAATGGGCAGGATTTTTTTGTACGCTAAAAGAACCCCTTACCGAGTATAAGTATTTGTACATGAAGTATTATCGCAATAATCCAAACTCTCAGATCAGAGTTAATATTGGAACTGAATTCCTGCCTCAAAGTCCACTGGATAAAGTAAACGAATGGGGAGTTGCCGTATTTGATTTATTGACGAATAAGGTAAAAGATATCAGCAGTTTTGGTATTCAGCCTGATTTTACTGATAATCGTGCCGTTGGAGATATTGTTTATATCGATGAGTTAACTTTTAGCGATACAGAAATTGATATTAATCCTTTTTATAATAACAATCCTAAAGAACTCAAAGCTACTAATATACAAGCCAATTCTGTTTCTTTATCGTGGGATGTACTTCCGGGAATAACTTCATTTGACGTTTTTCAAGAAGGTGTTTTTCATCAAAATGTTACCTCCAATTTTATCACTATACATAACCTGAATTCATTTGATATTTACTATTTCTCAGTAAGAGGCCGCGATGACAATCTGAACCTTTTTACTAAAATGAGCAATAGTCTTTATATAACAACAGAAGAAACAAAAACACATAAAGATCTACGGATGGCGTGGTGGCGTGAAGCGGGTTTCGGGCTATTTCTGCATTGGGGCGCTTACTCCGGACTGGCAGGACATTATACAGGACCAACTTTAATAAAATCCGGTCCCGGCATTGGACCAGATTACTGGATGCAGGATTATTACTCTGCTTATCGTCCGGAATGGATTAATCCTGACGGAACTATTAAAATTGATCCCGCGACAGGAGAACCTTACGCGCGCGGTCAATATGCAGAATGGATTATGTTTGCAGCCCAGATTCCGCGAAGCGAATACAAAACGCGCTGGCAGCAAAATTTTACGGCGCAAAACTTCAATGCTTCCGAATGGGTAAGAATGGCAAAAGATGCCGGCATGAAATATATTGTCGTTACCGCCAAACATCACGAAGGTTTTGCTTTGATACACACCCATCACGTTGGATATAATATTCAGGATGATACCAATATTTCGGCAGATATTTTGAAAAATTTGGTAATTGAAGCACATGCGGCAGGATTAAAAATTGGATTTTATTATTCGCAATGTCTCGATTGGATGAATCCGGGAGGAATGGGCTGGATACCTCAAAATACAACACCCAGTCATGAAGCTTCTTATGATGAAAAAGCACAATATACTGATACGATTGTTGTACCTCACATTCAAACCATGATTAATGATTACGATATTGATTTGCTTTGGTGGGATATGGGTGAAGGCAGTACACCTGAATTTCGTTACAGAATGATGAAAGCAATTAAAAACATTCCCGGATCTGAACGTTTGATATTCAATAACCGAATGGAAGATGGTTTGACCGGAGATTATTTTACCCCGGAACAAAACATTCCAAGTATGCCACCAAACGGAAACGGAACAGATTGGGAAACTTGCATGACCATGAATGATAATTGGGGATATGATGCTTATGATCCGCGCTGGAAAACCGAGAAAGATTTAATTCAAAAGTTAATTGATATTATCAGTAAAGGAGGTAATTTCCTGCTCAATATAGGTCCTGAAGGAGACGGAACATTTCCGCATGAAGCCGTAAACAGACTGGATGGTTTTGCAGCCTGGATGGCTATAAATAAAATGGCTATAGAAAAAGCACAGCCAAGTCCTTACACCAAACAATTATCCTGGGGACGGGCGACCCGCAAAATTACAGACGGAATACAATATCTCTATCTGCATATATTTACTGATAACTGGCCTACGGACGAAAATTTACTTGTTCCCGATTTGCCCGAAGGAAGTATTGTAAAATCGTATTTCCTTGCCGATACTACCAAAACAGCATTAAATATAACCCCAAATGACAAGGCTTCGGGATATATTATTCCTGTTCCTGCTGCTCCGCTGGATAGTATAAGTACAACTATTGTTTTAGAAATGTCAGGTATTGTCGATATTCTTATCAGTTTTGTTAAACAATACAAAGATGGTACACTTAATTTAAATGCGGTCGATGCCACTACAACCGGATTGAGTATTGAAAACGGACCACTTTATAATCTCGGTTCATGGACTGATGATACTAAATTTGCAACCTGGCATGTTGAAGTTATTCAACCCGGAAATTTCGTTTTGGATGTTATTGTATCCGGGTATTCAGGACAATTTGTACTAAAAGTAAACCAAGCAGATCAGGGACCGTATCCCTTCACAACAGCAACAACTGATTTTAATAACTATCAGACTTTATCCATCGGAATGCTTAATTTACCTGTTGGAATTTATAATATAGAGCTGCATCGTATCTCAAATGGAGGCTGGAATCCTGTAAATGTGCGTCAAGTTTCAATTCATGTTCCCATAGATACCACTCCTATTATCAATCAAAATGCAGACAGAATGCTTATTCTTCCTGCTCAAAGCGCAATATTACACGGAAGTGGTATCAAGATAGAAAACGCACCCAATTATAATATTGGCGGATGGACAAATGCAGCTTCTTATGTAGCATGGAGAGTCAAAATAAATGTGGCAGGCATCTACCATTTGCAAAGTGAGCTCGCGGGTTATTCAGGTAAATTCCAACTAAAAATAAACGATAGTTTAAGTATTATTTATCCGTTTACTACAACTAATAATAATTTTACAAACTATCAAATCAAACAATTGGGTAATGTTTATCTGGAAGAAGGAATTTATTATATTGAATTACACCGTATTTCTAACGGAGCATGGGATCCCGTAAATGTTCGTAATATTACCTTTTATCAGGATCTGCTATAA
- a CDS encoding phospholipase A encodes MFSFKANSQILEEKKNFRAADSLLKEPSFSVHRDNYFLTGVPINTDITRNTADVKYQVSFKLRLKSKPLWGGFFPYLLYTQKAFWDIYANSKPFAEINFNPGVAIVRPFYLKGGRLTYGTISLEHESNGRDSIYSRTWNMLAFSLKSQISPRWVVGLRGWIPLVDKEDNPELTKYVGYGEASATYQIQPGRWSADILFRKGSGLINYGSLQTQVNWRPYKTENYYLTLQWFVGYTESLIDYQEHKSMVRLGFTIKPENMGIF; translated from the coding sequence TTGTTTTCATTCAAAGCAAATTCACAAATTTTAGAAGAGAAGAAAAATTTTCGGGCAGCAGATTCGCTCTTGAAAGAGCCTAGTTTTTCTGTACACAGAGATAATTATTTTTTAACCGGTGTGCCCATTAATACTGATATTACCCGCAATACTGCCGATGTAAAATATCAGGTGAGTTTTAAGTTACGATTGAAATCAAAACCTTTGTGGGGCGGTTTTTTTCCGTATTTATTATATACTCAAAAAGCTTTTTGGGATATTTATGCCAATTCAAAACCCTTTGCCGAAATTAATTTTAATCCCGGTGTTGCCATCGTACGTCCGTTTTATTTAAAAGGAGGAAGGTTAACATATGGAACAATTTCATTAGAACATGAATCAAACGGCAGGGATTCTATTTATTCCAGAACCTGGAACATGCTTGCTTTTTCGCTAAAGTCACAAATTTCGCCACGATGGGTTGTTGGACTAAGAGGATGGATTCCGCTTGTTGATAAAGAAGATAATCCGGAGCTTACCAAATATGTTGGATACGGCGAAGCGAGCGCCACTTATCAAATACAACCCGGAAGATGGAGTGCTGACATTCTTTTCAGAAAGGGAAGTGGTCTTATTAATTATGGATCTTTGCAGACACAAGTTAACTGGAGACCATACAAAACTGAGAATTATTATCTTACGCTTCAATGGTTTGTGGGCTACACAGAAAGTTTGATCGATTATCAGGAACACAAAAGTATGGTACGTTTAGGATTTACAATCAAACCTGAAAATATGGGGATTTTTTAA
- a CDS encoding SDR family NAD(P)-dependent oxidoreductase: MKILENKVALITGAGAGIGKATALLLAENGAKVVVSNISKENGQAVVKEIIEKGGDAIFFKADVASAAENEALVAYTLKHYGQLDIAVNNAGIVGPFGLTGDYPLEDWQKVIDVNLSGVFYGLRYQIPAMIERGGSIVNLASILGQVGTKFLPAYVAAKHGVVGLTKAAALEYADKNIRINSIAPSYIKTPLVMKTLDQATIDTVVESLPLGRMGEPEEIAELILFLASPKSSYVTGGYYPVDGGFLAQ; this comes from the coding sequence ATGAAAATTCTTGAAAACAAAGTAGCCCTTATTACAGGTGCAGGTGCCGGTATTGGAAAAGCAACCGCTTTGCTTTTAGCCGAAAATGGCGCAAAGGTAGTTGTGTCAAACATTAGTAAAGAAAACGGTCAGGCAGTTGTAAAGGAAATAATTGAAAAAGGAGGCGATGCCATTTTTTTTAAAGCCGATGTTGCCAGCGCTGCTGAAAATGAAGCCCTGGTTGCCTATACCTTAAAGCATTACGGACAACTGGACATTGCGGTGAACAATGCCGGTATTGTTGGTCCATTCGGGCTGACGGGCGATTATCCGCTGGAGGACTGGCAGAAAGTAATCGACGTAAATCTCTCGGGTGTTTTTTATGGACTGCGCTACCAAATACCAGCCATGATCGAAAGAGGCGGAAGTATTGTCAATCTAGCGTCTATCCTGGGTCAGGTTGGAACCAAGTTTTTGCCTGCTTATGTTGCGGCAAAACATGGTGTGGTAGGTCTTACCAAAGCAGCAGCACTGGAATATGCAGATAAAAATATCCGTATTAATTCTATCGCGCCGAGCTACATTAAAACACCGCTGGTAATGAAAACCCTTGACCAGGCAACTATTGATACAGTAGTAGAATCACTACCGCTTGGACGTATGGGCGAACCTGAAGAAATAGCAGAACTGATTCTGTTTCTGGCATCTCCTAAATCATCCTATGTTACCGGAGGCTATTATCCTGTAGATGGCGGTTTTTTGGCTCAATAG
- a CDS encoding organic hydroperoxide resistance protein — protein sequence MENTIPQPEKVLYTAKTRTTGGREGSAQSSDDRLNIKLTSPGAAGPGTNPEQLFAAGWSACFIGAMGIAAGKLGIRLPADTAVDTEVDLYQTGSEYYLQARLNVSLPGIDKETVNTITTMAHQTCPYSKMTRGNVNVTITAV from the coding sequence ATGGAAAACACAATCCCACAACCAGAAAAAGTGCTTTATACAGCAAAAACACGTACTACAGGAGGCCGCGAAGGCTCAGCTCAAAGTTCTGACGATCGTTTGAACATTAAACTTACATCACCGGGCGCAGCGGGTCCGGGTACAAACCCAGAACAATTGTTCGCAGCAGGATGGTCTGCCTGCTTTATTGGAGCTATGGGTATTGCAGCAGGAAAATTAGGCATCAGGCTGCCTGCTGACACTGCAGTAGATACCGAAGTAGACTTATATCAAACAGGCAGTGAGTATTATTTACAGGCACGCTTAAACGTTAGCCTTCCGGGTATCGATAAAGAAACTGTAAATACGATCACAACAATGGCGCACCAGACCTGTCCTTATTCTAAAATGACAAGAGGAAACGTAAATGTTACCATCACTGCAGTCTAA
- a CDS encoding sensor histidine kinase: protein MKKERKMFQVSWRVIWGSSLVLGILASIPKLCEQNSKISDALINSSISFFFSLFIWYYNIYALPKFTSRGSSKNFLNGRLFLSVIIGMITMILIVIAHEELFLVSRSDARVMFEILSFLINLIVYMFLHLLFQNYKTQQIGFELERTIAVNLGAQYELLKQQVNPHFLFNSLNTLKSMVEMQDPSSADFILKLSDFYRFTLESRKLDIISLGEELQILEAYTYLLKARFEEGFDVENQIEPKYYQCGIPPFALQLLIENCIKHNIVSLDKPLKIRLYTENDFVVVENKIQLKMGSLSTGVGLDNINQRVLHLTDKEIEIDKNETEFKVKIPLIHDYTNN from the coding sequence ATGAAAAAAGAGAGAAAAATGTTCCAAGTTTCCTGGCGTGTGATTTGGGGAAGCTCCCTTGTATTGGGCATACTGGCTTCAATTCCTAAGCTGTGTGAGCAGAATTCCAAAATTAGCGACGCACTCATTAATTCTTCTATTTCTTTTTTCTTTTCGCTTTTTATCTGGTACTACAATATTTATGCGCTTCCTAAATTTACATCCCGCGGAAGCAGTAAAAATTTCCTCAACGGAAGACTATTTCTCAGTGTGATAATAGGAATGATTACCATGATACTTATTGTGATCGCTCATGAAGAACTCTTTTTGGTATCAAGATCAGATGCGAGGGTTATGTTTGAAATATTGAGTTTTCTTATTAACCTTATTGTTTATATGTTCCTTCATCTGTTATTCCAGAATTACAAAACTCAGCAGATAGGTTTTGAATTGGAGCGAACTATCGCTGTTAATTTAGGTGCGCAATACGAACTTTTAAAACAGCAGGTAAATCCGCATTTTCTCTTTAACAGTCTCAATACATTAAAGTCGATGGTTGAAATGCAGGATCCCTCCAGTGCTGACTTTATTTTAAAACTTTCCGACTTTTATCGTTTTACACTCGAGAGCAGAAAACTCGACATCATTTCTTTAGGCGAAGAACTTCAAATTCTCGAAGCCTATACATATTTATTAAAAGCCCGTTTTGAAGAAGGGTTTGATGTAGAAAATCAGATCGAACCTAAATATTATCAATGTGGCATTCCTCCGTTTGCACTGCAGCTTCTTATCGAAAATTGCATCAAACACAATATAGTCTCACTTGACAAGCCCCTTAAAATCAGATTGTACACTGAAAATGACTTTGTGGTTGTTGAAAATAAAATACAGCTAAAAATGGGAAGTTTATCAACCGGCGTAGGTCTTGATAATATCAACCAGCGTGTTTTACATCTTACTGACAAAGAGATTGAAATTGACAAAAATGAAACTGAGTTTAAAGTAAAAATACCTTTGATCCATGACTATACTAATAATTGA
- a CDS encoding LytR/AlgR family response regulator transcription factor, with amino-acid sequence MTILIIEDEIKTAKALGQIILSIRPDAQILAYIQSIETAVEYLKEKDQPDLIFMDIQLADGLCFEIFKRVEIISPVIFCTAFDNYAIDAFKANGIDYILKPFSRESITLAIKKAGELKNFFQRNQKNIPDFDYLLTRQGEHTGKRSFLVFKNNKYVTIQTDTIAFFFIHYETVSIMTFDKCLYPLAQSLDDVSKLLAPGQFFRINRQYLVNFSAIKEVEHYFSRKLLVKLSIPTEERLLIGKEKTTAFLSWLENR; translated from the coding sequence ATGACTATACTAATAATTGAAGACGAAATCAAAACAGCCAAAGCGCTGGGGCAAATAATTCTCAGCATTCGTCCGGACGCACAGATTCTGGCATATATTCAGAGTATTGAAACAGCAGTAGAATACCTGAAGGAAAAAGACCAGCCTGATTTAATATTTATGGATATCCAGCTCGCAGACGGGCTATGTTTTGAAATTTTTAAACGAGTCGAAATAATTTCTCCCGTCATTTTCTGCACCGCATTTGACAATTATGCTATTGATGCCTTTAAAGCAAACGGCATCGATTATATACTAAAACCCTTTTCAAGAGAAAGCATAACCCTGGCTATTAAAAAGGCGGGAGAACTAAAAAATTTCTTTCAGAGAAACCAAAAAAACATTCCTGATTTTGATTACCTCCTTACCCGACAGGGAGAACATACAGGCAAGCGAAGTTTTCTGGTATTTAAAAACAATAAGTATGTAACAATTCAAACAGATACCATTGCTTTTTTCTTTATCCATTATGAAACAGTTTCTATTATGACTTTTGACAAGTGCCTCTACCCACTTGCGCAGTCTCTTGACGATGTTTCTAAACTGCTTGCGCCGGGTCAGTTTTTCAGGATTAACAGGCAGTATTTGGTCAACTTCAGCGCCATTAAAGAAGTCGAGCATTATTTTTCTCGCAAATTGCTGGTAAAACTCAGTATTCCAACAGAAGAAAGACTTTTGATAGGCAAAGAAAAAACCACAGCCTTTTTGAGCTGGCTTGAGAACAGATAA
- a CDS encoding DUF1223 domain-containing protein has product MKNRDKRTWTVFIILSIVAGYYFMFPGRNWLGKSYLESAPTNGFAVVELFTSEGCSSCPAAEDLIDKMRAESGNKQIYFLAFHVDYWNNLGWADRFSSQKFSARQQQYAEWMNLQILYTPQFIVNGQSEFAGSDQRTLYRTVSRTMHNVSDPLMLRSRSQDSLIKVDFKVQKEYKDSNLLVALIQKDTYTEVKKGENAGNLLHHAQTVRQTFVAILNKKEGFVTLLKPLGFDAEHWEIIGFIQNNSTGKIIAAAKAVY; this is encoded by the coding sequence ATGAAAAACAGAGATAAAAGAACCTGGACAGTTTTCATAATACTGTCAATAGTAGCGGGTTATTATTTTATGTTCCCGGGAAGAAACTGGCTTGGCAAATCTTATCTGGAATCTGCTCCAACAAACGGATTTGCAGTGGTTGAACTTTTTACTTCGGAAGGCTGTTCGAGCTGTCCGGCTGCTGAAGATCTCATAGACAAAATGCGTGCAGAATCCGGCAATAAACAAATTTACTTTTTGGCTTTTCATGTTGATTACTGGAACAATCTTGGATGGGCAGACCGATTTAGCTCACAAAAATTTTCAGCGCGCCAGCAACAATATGCGGAATGGATGAATCTTCAAATTCTTTATACGCCACAGTTTATCGTTAATGGACAGTCAGAATTTGCAGGAAGTGATCAAAGAACGCTTTACAGAACTGTTTCCAGAACCATGCACAATGTGTCTGATCCTCTAATGCTGCGAAGTCGTTCTCAAGACAGCCTTATAAAGGTGGATTTTAAGGTGCAGAAAGAGTACAAAGACAGCAATTTGCTGGTTGCGTTGATTCAGAAAGATACTTACACAGAGGTAAAAAAAGGTGAAAATGCAGGGAATTTGCTTCATCATGCGCAGACTGTCAGACAAACCTTTGTTGCTATTTTAAACAAAAAAGAAGGATTTGTCACGCTTTTAAAACCTCTGGGTTTTGATGCTGAGCACTGGGAAATTATAGGTTTTATACAAAACAACAGTACAGGAAAGATTATAGCGGCTGCAAAAGCGGTTTATTAA
- a CDS encoding acetyl-CoA C-acyltransferase: protein MNKRVVIVSAVRTPIGSFMGGLSTVPAPKLGAAAIKGALQKINLDPKLVDEVFMGNVVQAAVGQAPARQAALFAGLSEEVVATTVNKVCASGMKAVMFAAQAIACGDAEIVVAGGMENMSLIPHYVQMRNGNKFGPATMLDGMQKDGLTDAYDNNAMGVCADLCASEYNISREEQDNFAIQSYERSAKAWDAGKFDNEIVPVEVPQRRGEPIIVSKDEEYTNVKLDKIPSLSAVFTKDGTVTAANASTINDGAAALVLMSEEKAISLGLKPLAYIKSYADAAQEPKWFTTSPAKALPKALDKAGIAIGDVDYFEFNEAFAVVGLANSKILNLDNNKVNVNGGAVSLGHPLGCSGARIIVTLLNVLEQNNAKTGAAAICNGGGGASAIVIERA from the coding sequence ATGAACAAAAGAGTTGTTATCGTTTCTGCCGTTAGAACACCTATCGGAAGTTTCATGGGAGGTTTATCTACCGTACCCGCACCAAAATTAGGTGCTGCCGCTATAAAAGGAGCACTACAAAAAATTAACCTTGACCCAAAATTAGTTGATGAAGTTTTCATGGGCAACGTCGTTCAGGCGGCAGTTGGACAAGCACCTGCACGTCAGGCTGCACTTTTTGCCGGCTTATCTGAAGAAGTTGTCGCTACAACCGTAAACAAAGTTTGTGCTTCAGGAATGAAAGCAGTAATGTTTGCTGCGCAGGCAATTGCTTGTGGCGATGCGGAAATAGTAGTAGCCGGAGGAATGGAAAACATGAGTTTGATTCCGCATTATGTACAAATGCGTAACGGAAACAAATTTGGTCCGGCAACAATGCTTGACGGAATGCAAAAAGATGGTTTGACAGATGCTTACGATAACAACGCAATGGGAGTTTGCGCTGATTTATGTGCGTCTGAATACAACATCAGTCGTGAGGAACAAGACAATTTTGCCATTCAGTCTTATGAAAGAAGTGCAAAAGCCTGGGATGCCGGAAAATTCGACAACGAAATTGTTCCCGTTGAAGTTCCGCAAAGACGTGGTGAACCAATCATTGTTTCAAAAGATGAAGAATACACTAATGTAAAACTGGACAAAATTCCTTCTTTAAGTGCTGTTTTTACAAAAGACGGAACTGTTACGGCCGCAAATGCTTCAACCATAAATGACGGAGCTGCCGCTTTAGTTTTAATGTCTGAAGAAAAAGCAATTTCATTAGGATTGAAACCTCTAGCCTATATAAAAAGTTATGCCGATGCTGCTCAGGAACCAAAATGGTTTACAACAAGTCCGGCAAAAGCATTACCAAAAGCCTTAGACAAAGCAGGAATTGCAATTGGCGATGTTGATTATTTTGAATTCAACGAAGCATTTGCTGTTGTTGGATTAGCCAATTCAAAAATCCTGAATCTGGATAACAATAAAGTAAACGTAAATGGCGGTGCTGTTTCACTAGGACATCCGCTGGGATGTTCAGGAGCCAGAATCATTGTAACTTTACTAAATGTTTTAGAACAAAACAATGCAAAAACTGGAGCTGCAGCTATTTGCAATGGTGGTGGCGGTGCTTCGGCAATTGTTATCGAAAGAGCTTAA
- a CDS encoding C40 family peptidase produces the protein MFGICNLAIVPVRSEPSDRSEIVTQLLFGEHIEILERQNQWARIKIQFDDYEGWIDSKQYQVISEEHYNQLSKEAIILNADLIDYITAPDNLLLPIPLGASLTFLNNSEINTSNFDFEGTKTSGIKPKNALINTAFMYLNAPYLWGGKTPFGIDCSGFTQMVYKLNGYKIHRDASQQAQDGEPLSFIEESEAGDLAFFDNEEGNIIHVGIIMENNYIIHASGKVRIDRLDHLGIYNPELNKHTHKLRVIKKII, from the coding sequence ATGTTCGGAATTTGCAATCTAGCCATAGTACCCGTTCGATCTGAACCAAGTGACAGAAGTGAAATCGTTACACAACTTTTGTTTGGCGAGCACATCGAAATTTTAGAACGCCAAAATCAATGGGCGCGAATAAAAATTCAGTTTGATGATTATGAAGGCTGGATAGATTCTAAACAATATCAGGTAATTTCTGAAGAGCATTATAATCAATTAAGCAAAGAAGCCATTATTTTAAATGCAGATTTAATTGATTATATCACTGCGCCGGACAATTTATTGTTACCAATTCCGCTTGGCGCGTCCTTAACTTTTTTAAATAACAGCGAAATCAATACTTCAAATTTTGATTTTGAAGGCACAAAAACCAGTGGTATAAAACCAAAAAACGCACTTATAAATACTGCTTTCATGTATTTGAATGCGCCGTATCTTTGGGGCGGAAAAACACCTTTTGGAATCGATTGTTCCGGTTTTACTCAAATGGTGTATAAATTAAACGGTTACAAAATACATCGCGATGCTTCGCAGCAAGCACAGGACGGAGAACCTTTAAGTTTTATTGAAGAAAGTGAAGCCGGAGATTTAGCCTTTTTCGATAATGAAGAAGGAAACATAATTCACGTTGGCATCATTATGGAAAACAACTACATCATTCACGCCAGTGGAAAAGTTCGTATTGACCGTTTAGACCATTTAGGAATTTACAATCCCGAACTCAATAAACACACGCATAAACTAAGAGTTATAAAGAAAATAATTTAA